A window from Desulfovibrio subterraneus encodes these proteins:
- a CDS encoding amino acid ABC transporter ATP-binding protein, giving the protein MTHSAQSSVESPETPVLRVEHINVSLGGKSILKDVSLSVNKGELKVLIGPSGAGKSTFLQSINCLIHPVSGNIWLEERQVDLAHKKKLFEYRQHVGMIFQDFNLFDHLRAADNVSIALRKVKGLSRKEANDRAVQELERVGLGNKMNLYPAELSGGQKQRVAIARALAMDPKVLLLDEPTSALDPELVGEVLAVIRDLAQSGLTMVMATHQMDFARALADEIVFMQQGQIIEQGAPSVLLAPGSGTRTADFCSRLSDLYEEK; this is encoded by the coding sequence ATGACCCATTCCGCTCAGTCTTCCGTCGAATCACCCGAGACGCCTGTTCTGCGGGTTGAGCACATAAATGTCAGCCTTGGCGGCAAGTCCATCCTCAAGGATGTTTCCCTTTCCGTGAACAAGGGCGAACTCAAGGTGCTTATCGGACCTTCGGGGGCAGGCAAGTCCACGTTTCTTCAGAGCATCAACTGTCTTATCCATCCCGTTTCCGGCAACATATGGCTTGAAGAGCGGCAGGTGGATCTGGCGCACAAGAAGAAGCTGTTTGAATACCGCCAGCATGTGGGCATGATTTTTCAGGACTTCAACCTCTTCGATCACCTGCGCGCGGCGGATAACGTTTCTATCGCACTGCGCAAGGTCAAGGGGCTGAGCCGCAAGGAAGCGAACGACCGCGCCGTGCAGGAGCTTGAACGCGTGGGTCTTGGCAACAAGATGAATCTGTATCCCGCAGAACTTTCCGGCGGTCAGAAGCAGCGTGTGGCCATTGCCCGCGCCCTTGCCATGGACCCCAAGGTGCTGCTGTTGGACGAGCCCACCTCTGCGCTGGACCCCGAACTGGTGGGCGAAGTGCTGGCCGTAATCCGCGATCTGGCGCAGTCCGGCCTGACCATGGTCATGGCTACGCACCAGATGGATTTTGCCCGCGCCCTGGCGGATGAAATCGTCTTCATGCAGCAGGGGCAGATCATCGAACAGGGCGCACCTTCCGTATTGCTTGCTCCCGGTTCCGGCACCCGCACCGCCGACTTCTGCAGCAGGCTCTCCGACCTGTACGAGGAGAAGTGA
- a CDS encoding amino acid ABC transporter permease, with the protein MQQQLSVIIEALPYILEGAGVSLAIVCFAMVLGLLMGIPMAVGLVYGHPVVRRLIGLYVWFFRGVPILVLMFLFYFGIFDALGLDLNAISAVSIVLGLTSAAYQSQIFRGAIQSLPQGQLRAARALGMSDMQGITSIILPQALRLSIPGWSNEYSIILKDSALAYVVGAMDIFTRTHFVASRTYEHLALFINAGVLYFIITLVGVKLLLALEKKVRIPGYTM; encoded by the coding sequence ATGCAACAGCAGCTTTCTGTCATCATCGAAGCCCTGCCATATATCCTCGAAGGAGCCGGAGTCTCTCTGGCCATCGTTTGTTTTGCCATGGTTCTTGGCCTTCTTATGGGCATTCCCATGGCCGTGGGGCTTGTTTACGGGCATCCCGTCGTGCGCCGTCTTATCGGACTGTATGTCTGGTTTTTCCGCGGTGTTCCCATTCTGGTGCTCATGTTCCTGTTCTATTTCGGTATTTTTGATGCGCTCGGGCTTGACCTGAACGCCATTTCCGCCGTGTCCATAGTGCTGGGGCTGACCAGTGCGGCCTATCAGTCGCAGATTTTTCGCGGTGCCATCCAGTCGTTGCCGCAGGGACAGCTCAGGGCTGCCCGTGCGCTCGGCATGAGTGATATGCAGGGCATTACCTCCATCATTCTGCCGCAGGCCCTGCGCCTTTCCATTCCCGGCTGGTCCAACGAATATTCCATCATTCTCAAGGACTCCGCACTGGCTTACGTGGTGGGCGCCATGGATATATTCACCCGCACCCATTTTGTTGCTTCCCGTACTTACGAGCATCTGGCCCTGTTCATCAATGCGGGCGTTCTGTATTTCATCATCACTCTCGTGGGCGTGAAACTGCTGCTCGCGCTTGAAAAGAAGGTCCGGATTCCGGGCTATACAATGTAA
- a CDS encoding ABC transporter substrate-binding protein has protein sequence MFRKSSLLVAAISFVLLFGSVAFAKKAYVNGIDANYPPFAYIDANGKPAGFDVDSLNWIAEKMGFTVEHKAMEWSTIVQSVVSKKIDMVYSGMSITEERAKQVTFSDPYWKVAQVVISKKGAGLTVEKVFKGGMKLGVQSGTSEADALQNQVGKDGNNFELKYYDSAPLAIMDILNGRVPAAAMDIAPAEDAIKHGKELEIVGEFGEPEFFGVAVRKEDKELLDTINKGLKMLMADPYWEELKAKHLKDGAH, from the coding sequence ATGTTCAGAAAAAGCTCTCTGCTTGTCGCTGCCATCAGCTTTGTTCTGCTCTTCGGTTCCGTGGCATTTGCCAAGAAGGCCTACGTGAACGGCATCGACGCCAACTACCCGCCCTTTGCCTACATTGACGCCAATGGCAAGCCCGCAGGATTTGATGTGGATTCCCTGAACTGGATTGCCGAAAAGATGGGCTTCACCGTTGAGCATAAGGCCATGGAATGGTCTACCATCGTGCAGAGCGTGGTTTCCAAGAAGATCGACATGGTCTACTCCGGCATGTCCATCACTGAAGAACGCGCCAAGCAGGTTACTTTCTCCGATCCTTACTGGAAGGTCGCACAGGTTGTGATCTCCAAGAAAGGCGCGGGCCTCACCGTTGAAAAAGTCTTCAAGGGCGGCATGAAGCTGGGCGTGCAGTCCGGCACTTCCGAAGCCGACGCACTGCAGAACCAGGTGGGCAAGGACGGCAATAACTTCGAACTGAAGTACTATGACTCCGCTCCGCTTGCCATCATGGACATCCTGAACGGCCGCGTACCCGCAGCCGCCATGGACATCGCTCCTGCCGAAGATGCCATCAAGCACGGCAAGGAACTTGAAATCGTGGGTGAGTTCGGCGAACCCGAATTCTTCGGCGTGGCTGTGCGCAAGGAAGACAAGGAGCTGCTCGATACCATCAACAAGGGGCTCAAGATGCTTATGGCCGATCCCTACTGGGAAGAGCTTAAGGCAAAGCACCTCAAGGACGGCGCTCACTAG
- a CDS encoding flavin reductase family protein yields MKVSLGAKTIAYPTPLFLVGTYDKENRPNVMAAAWGGICCSKPPSVAVSLRAATYSHASILERGAFTINITPRGFLAQADYAGIFSGRDEDKFASLGLTPIKAEFVDAPYVGEFPVVLECSLVQTVEVGLHTQFIGEIKDVKAEKGVLREDGLPDILKVDPVIFTPVSREYYAVGDFLGKAFSIGKKLKS; encoded by the coding sequence ATGAAAGTATCCCTGGGCGCAAAAACCATTGCCTATCCCACTCCGCTCTTTCTGGTGGGTACCTACGACAAAGAAAACCGCCCCAACGTCATGGCCGCAGCATGGGGCGGAATATGCTGCTCCAAGCCGCCGAGCGTGGCTGTTTCCCTGCGGGCTGCCACTTACTCGCATGCAAGCATTCTTGAACGTGGTGCATTTACCATAAACATCACCCCCCGCGGTTTTCTGGCGCAGGCCGACTATGCGGGCATTTTTTCCGGCAGGGATGAAGACAAGTTTGCCTCGCTGGGCCTTACCCCCATCAAGGCCGAGTTTGTTGATGCCCCCTATGTAGGCGAATTTCCTGTCGTACTCGAATGTTCTCTCGTCCAGACGGTAGAAGTGGGCCTGCATACCCAGTTCATAGGCGAGATCAAGGACGTGAAGGCTGAAAAGGGCGTGCTGCGCGAAGACGGCCTGCCGGATATTCTCAAGGTGGACCCGGTAATATTTACTCCCGTGAGCCGCGAATACTACGCTGTGGGCGATTTTCTCGGAAAGGCCTTCTCCATTGGAAAAAAACTGAAGAGTTAA
- a CDS encoding mechanosensitive ion channel family protein encodes MEALFNQYKDQVILWAAKNGTNLIVALIILIVGHWLAKRISHLLQKAMQHKGMDLLLINFIRGVAYYAIMAAVFIAVAAQVGIDTTSFLAILGSVGLAVGLAMKDNLSNFSSGVMLVLFRPFTFGDFVDVAGVSGSVVAINLFHTELKSPDNQRIIIPNSLIMGQVITNVTGNATRRIDMVFGIGYGDDIAKARDVIIAALESEAKVLKDPAYTVAVSELADSSVNFVVRPWVATADYWDVRFRLTESIKLALEANGISIPFPQRDVHIIQPAQA; translated from the coding sequence ATGGAAGCACTTTTCAACCAGTACAAAGATCAGGTAATCCTCTGGGCCGCCAAAAACGGCACCAACCTCATTGTTGCCCTTATCATACTCATTGTCGGTCACTGGCTTGCGAAACGCATTTCGCATCTGCTGCAAAAAGCCATGCAGCACAAAGGCATGGACCTGCTGCTCATCAACTTCATCAGGGGCGTAGCCTATTATGCCATCATGGCGGCAGTGTTCATCGCGGTTGCAGCGCAGGTAGGCATTGATACAACCTCCTTCCTTGCCATTCTCGGTTCCGTCGGTCTGGCTGTCGGCCTGGCCATGAAGGACAACCTCTCGAACTTCTCATCCGGCGTCATGCTGGTGCTGTTCCGCCCCTTCACCTTCGGCGACTTCGTCGATGTTGCCGGGGTTTCCGGTTCGGTGGTTGCCATCAACCTCTTCCACACGGAACTCAAATCGCCTGACAACCAGCGTATCATCATTCCCAACAGTCTGATCATGGGACAGGTCATCACCAACGTCACCGGCAACGCCACCCGCCGCATCGACATGGTGTTCGGCATCGGCTACGGCGACGACATTGCCAAAGCGCGGGACGTCATCATTGCTGCACTGGAGTCTGAAGCCAAGGTGCTGAAAGACCCCGCCTACACGGTGGCCGTTTCCGAACTGGCAGATTCCAGCGTCAACTTTGTTGTCCGCCCGTGGGTAGCAACCGCCGATTACTGGGATGTGCGCTTCCGCCTGACCGAATCCATCAAGCTTGCGCTTGAGGCCAACGGCATTTCCATCCCCTTCCCGCAGCGGGATGTACATATCATCCAGCCCGCGCAGGCGTAG
- a CDS encoding ABC transporter substrate-binding protein, whose protein sequence is MLRKPISLVLFVLFASLVCVATAAAEDRKRVLVIESYHADYAWDVSLLRGIRRGLGKDVEVFTFQMNTKRLPREQFQARAEAAFAYYREVKPDLVMLADDNAASLLGRRFVEQKVPLVYLGINGNPRNYGLHNSPNVLGVLERPLVKRSIMLLSSMSSDIRRVLVLFDDSTTSFEIAHTMLNDETEFTLYGVECELVRATFYSAWQRLVLESKRNGYDAILLGVYHTLLSGDNSVVHEDVAMQWLNANSPVPIFALWDFSIGKGKATAGFMLRGEDQGYAAALLARSFFNGTQETARLITIEPSLVFSRFEMERWHLKADAFSSRKILWVE, encoded by the coding sequence ATGCTGCGTAAGCCTATCTCTCTAGTGTTGTTTGTTCTCTTTGCCTCTCTGGTATGTGTTGCCACAGCCGCTGCCGAAGACCGTAAACGGGTGCTGGTTATAGAGAGCTACCATGCGGATTACGCATGGGATGTGAGCTTGCTGCGGGGCATACGCCGGGGGCTTGGCAAGGATGTGGAGGTATTTACCTTTCAGATGAATACCAAGCGTTTGCCGCGGGAGCAGTTTCAGGCCCGGGCCGAGGCTGCCTTTGCGTATTACCGGGAGGTTAAGCCCGATCTGGTAATGCTGGCGGATGATAATGCCGCTTCACTGCTGGGTAGACGTTTCGTGGAGCAGAAGGTGCCCCTTGTCTATCTGGGCATCAACGGCAACCCGCGCAATTACGGACTGCACAATTCCCCGAATGTACTGGGTGTGCTGGAACGTCCGCTGGTCAAGCGGTCCATAATGCTGCTTTCTTCCATGTCGTCTGATATCCGGCGGGTGCTGGTTCTTTTCGACGATAGCACTACCTCGTTTGAAATTGCCCATACCATGTTGAACGACGAAACTGAATTTACGCTCTATGGTGTGGAATGCGAGCTGGTGCGGGCTACTTTTTATAGCGCATGGCAGCGCCTGGTGCTGGAAAGCAAGCGGAACGGATATGATGCCATTTTGCTGGGCGTGTATCATACCCTGCTGTCGGGAGATAACTCTGTGGTGCACGAAGATGTTGCCATGCAGTGGTTGAATGCCAATTCTCCTGTCCCTATTTTTGCTCTTTGGGATTTCAGTATCGGCAAAGGAAAGGCGACTGCCGGTTTCATGCTGCGCGGCGAAGATCAGGGATATGCTGCTGCCCTGCTGGCCAGAAGCTTTTTCAATGGCACGCAGGAAACTGCCCGACTTATAACCATTGAGCCCTCGCTGGTCTTCAGCCGTTTTGAAATGGAGCGATGGCACCTCAAGGCGGACGCCTTTTCCAGCAGAAAGATCTTGTGGGTTGAATAA
- a CDS encoding response regulator — translation MKRAIFASLLALLLWTMLSYYTYDRAVGDYLRSQYNAALTDARRAYDTDLTYRRWNAKTGGVYAEVSGYMKPNPHLNVPNREIITQDGKIFTLVNPAYMTRMVHEIMSESDGLQGHITSLEPLNPANAPTPWEREVLMAFKTAPKEYHRLVEEGNEVALHYMRPMITEDFCLKCHAHQGYKVGDIRGGISITVPMSGYYRDLAHEKQGELFRSMSIFVTGLLLSIALLYFLRRYEQLRNRTEAAIRKSEARFRTLFTNAPLGMVLIDDADRILECNKAGLSLLASDDIPIHSQRLEDVLQCRNMAMNLARLKAEGSLQVAEQCTVASSLSPIHIRLLGFRIHESLYVAIVDDQTERIRAQSLLLAAKEEAEKANRVKTEFLAIMSHEIRTPLNGIIGMLQLMQTQILTEKQAEFISMALESSHNLLRILTDILDISRIESGKMEIFEEPFSFTDVLAPVCALFADDIKRKKLNITVDLDKKVPGLLIGDSGRLRQVLYNLIGNAVKYTETGSITVHVYPLPFRNDPDKISIHVEVTDTGIGIPDDKLGHVLEPFTQNEAVFSRRFGGVGLGLAIVKRIVLMLQGSLCLSSEPGVGTEAHLTLSFAMAAEPVLESVPAEQDTSPQIPPGRILIVEDDPVNRKTLHYLLEKLGHESEEASNGLEALDLILDRVFDLVLMDIQMPEMNGLEATKRIRSLPMQDRRAIPIIAVTAHAMKGDREMFLRAGMDDYISKPIDLQALDACLRKYMHRAALRR, via the coding sequence ATGAAGCGTGCCATTTTTGCCAGCCTGCTCGCCCTGCTGCTCTGGACCATGCTCTCATATTACACATATGACAGAGCCGTGGGTGATTACCTGCGCAGTCAGTACAACGCAGCTCTCACAGACGCCCGCCGGGCCTATGACACAGACCTTACCTACAGAAGATGGAATGCCAAGACGGGGGGCGTCTACGCCGAAGTATCCGGATACATGAAGCCGAATCCCCACCTCAATGTACCCAACAGGGAAATAATCACGCAGGACGGAAAAATCTTCACGCTGGTCAATCCCGCCTACATGACTCGCATGGTGCATGAAATCATGAGCGAATCAGACGGATTGCAGGGCCACATTACCAGCCTTGAGCCCCTTAACCCTGCCAATGCGCCCACCCCGTGGGAACGTGAAGTGCTCATGGCCTTCAAGACAGCCCCGAAGGAATACCACAGGCTTGTCGAAGAAGGTAACGAGGTTGCCCTGCACTACATGCGCCCCATGATAACAGAAGACTTCTGCCTCAAGTGCCATGCTCATCAGGGGTACAAGGTGGGCGACATACGCGGGGGCATCAGCATTACCGTTCCCATGTCCGGCTATTACAGAGATCTTGCCCATGAGAAGCAGGGAGAGCTTTTCCGCAGCATGAGCATATTCGTCACGGGCCTGCTGCTCAGCATTGCCCTGCTCTACTTTTTGCGGCGCTATGAACAACTCAGAAACCGGACCGAAGCGGCCATACGCAAAAGCGAAGCAAGATTCCGCACCCTTTTCACCAACGCCCCGCTGGGCATGGTGCTTATTGATGACGCCGACAGAATTCTTGAATGCAATAAGGCAGGACTTTCGCTGCTGGCATCGGACGACATACCAATCCACTCGCAACGGCTTGAGGACGTTCTGCAATGCCGGAATATGGCCATGAATCTTGCGAGGCTGAAGGCTGAAGGCAGCCTGCAGGTGGCAGAGCAATGTACCGTCGCCTCAAGCCTGTCCCCCATTCACATCCGCCTGCTTGGCTTCCGCATTCACGAAAGCCTGTATGTTGCCATAGTAGATGACCAGACGGAACGCATCCGGGCTCAGTCTCTGCTGCTTGCCGCCAAAGAGGAAGCCGAGAAAGCCAACAGGGTCAAAACCGAGTTTCTGGCCATAATGAGCCATGAAATACGCACACCGCTCAACGGCATCATCGGCATGCTGCAGCTCATGCAGACCCAGATCCTCACGGAAAAACAGGCCGAATTTATCAGCATGGCCTTGGAGAGCAGCCATAATCTGCTGCGCATTCTCACAGACATTCTGGACATAAGCCGCATAGAATCCGGCAAGATGGAAATATTTGAAGAGCCCTTCAGCTTCACGGATGTGCTTGCCCCGGTCTGCGCTCTGTTCGCGGACGATATCAAGCGCAAAAAACTGAATATTACGGTAGATCTCGACAAGAAAGTTCCCGGCCTGCTCATCGGCGACAGCGGCCGCCTGCGGCAGGTGCTCTACAACCTCATCGGCAACGCCGTGAAATACACCGAGACGGGCAGCATTACCGTACATGTATATCCTCTGCCGTTCCGCAACGATCCTGACAAAATATCCATCCATGTTGAGGTGACAGATACGGGTATCGGCATTCCGGACGACAAACTGGGCCATGTGCTTGAGCCCTTTACCCAGAACGAGGCAGTTTTTTCCAGACGGTTCGGCGGGGTGGGGCTTGGCCTTGCCATTGTGAAGCGCATTGTGCTGATGCTGCAGGGCAGTCTGTGCCTCAGCTCCGAGCCGGGGGTCGGCACTGAAGCCCACCTCACCCTCTCCTTTGCCATGGCAGCGGAACCGGTTCTGGAAAGCGTTCCCGCAGAGCAGGATACCTCTCCGCAGATACCGCCGGGCAGGATACTCATCGTGGAAGATGATCCCGTAAACCGCAAGACACTGCATTATCTGCTGGAAAAACTTGGCCATGAATCGGAAGAAGCCTCCAACGGACTGGAAGCGCTCGACCTGATTCTCGACAGGGTGTTTGATCTTGTCCTCATGGACATACAGATGCCGGAAATGAACGGGCTGGAAGCAACCAAACGCATCCGTTCGCTGCCAATGCAGGACAGGCGGGCCATTCCCATTATCGCCGTTACCGCGCATGCCATGAAGGGCGACAGAGAGATGTTCCTGCGGGCCGGCATGGACGACTACATCTCCAAGCCCATCGACTTGCAGGCACTGGATGCCTGCCTGCGTAAATACATGCACCGCGCGGCCCTGCGCCGGTAG
- a CDS encoding ATP-binding protein — translation MPLQHLIHRIKPRSIRAHLIHMVLVLLLLQLAASWLVITGPVTDMLKNEIGESALHAAKTIAQMPTIRRALLARDPHGTIQEIAESIRVSIGASYVVVGDRNGIRYSHPVKERIGLPFVGGDTGPALKEGKSYISEAVGSLGPSLRGMTPIYDYNDDIIGFVSVGYLSTKVHDAIPPHLNKPFTLIAAMAAVGILSALFIAQHLKNITLGLEPSEITSLYLERGAILEAIREGVVAVDPEGRVRLANKAAVRYAGLDPANVRKDRNIDNVLPGAGLRRALATGEAEYDQERHINDRDMIFNIVPVFRQGTLHGAVASFRPKDELDRLATELSRVQEYSELLRVQTHEYSNKLHTIAGLIQIEAYSEALELVTRESHGYEDVIRFLNEAVPHPVIAAILLGKFNRAQELKVDFAIDRQSTLEDVPAHIDQVKIVTILGNLLDNAFEAVLDRDLNRRRVELSFTDLGNDIVFEIEDSGHGIPMDRTHEVFEKGVSSKGKDRRGVGLYLVRKALDELDGDVLISDSNLGGALFTVTVPKKPGRHATATGERSEARHE, via the coding sequence TTGCCGCTGCAACACCTGATACATCGGATCAAGCCCCGATCCATTCGAGCGCACCTCATCCATATGGTGCTGGTGCTGCTGTTGCTGCAGCTTGCGGCAAGCTGGCTGGTCATCACCGGTCCGGTAACGGACATGCTCAAGAACGAGATCGGCGAAAGCGCCCTGCATGCGGCCAAAACCATAGCCCAGATGCCGACCATTCGCCGGGCGCTTCTTGCCCGCGACCCCCACGGCACCATTCAGGAAATTGCCGAATCCATCCGCGTGAGCATAGGCGCATCCTACGTAGTGGTGGGCGACCGCAACGGCATACGGTACTCCCACCCCGTCAAGGAACGCATAGGCCTTCCCTTTGTGGGCGGCGACACCGGCCCCGCGCTCAAGGAAGGCAAGTCATACATTTCAGAAGCCGTGGGCTCGCTCGGCCCCTCGCTGCGCGGCATGACCCCCATTTACGACTACAACGACGACATCATCGGCTTCGTGTCCGTGGGGTATCTTTCCACAAAAGTACACGACGCCATTCCCCCCCATCTGAACAAACCCTTCACCCTCATCGCGGCCATGGCGGCCGTGGGCATTCTGAGCGCCCTGTTCATTGCCCAGCACCTGAAGAATATCACTCTTGGGCTTGAACCTTCGGAAATAACCAGCCTGTATCTTGAACGCGGTGCCATTCTGGAAGCCATCCGCGAAGGTGTGGTGGCCGTGGACCCCGAAGGCCGGGTGCGGCTGGCAAACAAGGCGGCCGTGCGTTATGCGGGGCTGGACCCTGCCAATGTCCGCAAGGACAGGAATATAGACAACGTGCTGCCCGGTGCGGGTCTGCGCCGCGCCCTCGCCACGGGCGAAGCGGAATATGATCAGGAACGCCACATCAATGACAGGGACATGATCTTCAACATCGTTCCCGTATTCCGGCAGGGAACCCTGCACGGGGCCGTGGCCAGCTTCCGCCCCAAGGATGAGCTGGACCGGCTGGCCACCGAACTCTCGCGCGTGCAGGAATATTCCGAACTGCTGCGCGTGCAGACCCACGAATATTCCAACAAGCTGCATACCATTGCGGGGCTCATCCAGATAGAGGCATACAGTGAGGCGCTTGAACTGGTTACCCGTGAATCGCACGGTTACGAGGACGTTATCCGCTTCCTGAACGAAGCGGTACCCCACCCTGTCATTGCCGCCATTCTGCTCGGCAAGTTCAACCGCGCGCAGGAACTGAAGGTGGATTTTGCCATAGACAGGCAAAGCACGCTTGAGGACGTGCCCGCGCACATTGATCAGGTGAAGATTGTCACCATACTGGGCAACCTGCTCGACAACGCTTTTGAGGCCGTTCTCGACCGCGACCTGAACCGGCGCCGCGTGGAGCTTTCGTTCACCGACCTCGGCAACGACATCGTCTTCGAGATAGAGGATTCCGGTCATGGCATTCCCATGGACCGGACGCACGAGGTCTTTGAAAAAGGCGTTTCGTCAAAGGGTAAGGACCGCCGCGGCGTGGGGCTGTATCTCGTGCGCAAGGCGCTTGACGAACTGGACGGCGACGTGCTGATTTCCGACAGCAACCTCGGTGGTGCCCTGTTTACGGTAACGGTACCCAAAAAACCGGGCAGGCACGCCACCGCAACCGGAGAAAGGAGCGAAGCCAGGCATGAATGA